A genomic segment from uncultured Alistipes sp. encodes:
- a CDS encoding SDR family NAD(P)-dependent oxidoreductase, with amino-acid sequence MKRIVIVGATSGIGLETARLCIREGWRVGAAGRRLEALEALRAEAPGQVEVEPLDITHEDAPERLNRLIERLGGMDTYFHSSGIGSQNTQLRPDIELETLRTNGEGFVRMVVAAFGYFRSRGGGHIAVISSIAGTKGLGAAPAYSATKRMQNTYIDALSQLARMEGYGIRFTDIRPGFVATPLLAREGHYPMLMPAEKVARSIMQVLRKPRRRVVIDRRYAWLVFGWKLIPQGLWERLKIRKKE; translated from the coding sequence ATGAAACGGATCGTCATCGTAGGCGCTACCTCCGGCATCGGACTCGAAACCGCCCGGCTCTGCATCCGCGAAGGGTGGCGCGTAGGGGCTGCCGGACGGCGGCTCGAAGCCCTCGAAGCGTTGCGGGCCGAAGCGCCGGGGCAGGTCGAGGTCGAACCCTTGGACATCACGCACGAAGATGCTCCCGAACGGCTGAATCGGCTTATCGAGCGCCTCGGAGGTATGGATACCTACTTCCATTCGTCGGGAATCGGCAGCCAGAACACCCAACTTCGGCCCGATATCGAACTCGAAACCCTTCGGACAAACGGCGAAGGGTTCGTGCGGATGGTCGTCGCCGCATTCGGGTACTTCCGCAGCCGCGGAGGCGGGCACATCGCCGTCATCAGCTCGATCGCCGGAACCAAAGGCCTCGGAGCAGCACCCGCCTACTCTGCCACCAAACGGATGCAGAACACCTACATCGACGCCCTCTCGCAACTCGCCCGCATGGAAGGGTACGGAATCCGGTTTACGGACATCCGTCCCGGATTCGTCGCCACGCCCCTGTTGGCCAGGGAGGGGCACTACCCGATGTTGATGCCCGCCGAAAAGGTTGCCCGCAGCATCATGCAGGTATTGCGGAAACCCCGTCGGCGGGTGGTGATCGACCGCCGCTATGCCTGGCTGGTATTCGGCTGGAAGTTGATCCCGCAGGGGTTGTGGGAGCGGCTGAAGATCCGGAAAAAAGAGTAA
- a CDS encoding purine-nucleoside phosphorylase: MLEEIKRTAAFIKAQTQDFAPEVGIVLGTGLGGFADGIEAVHTLEYKDIPGFPVSTVEGHKGRLIFGRVAGRKVVAMQGRFHYYEGYTMQQVTFPIRVMQQLGIRYLFVSNASGGINTSFRVGDLMVITDHINLMPNPLIGRNIAELGPRFPDMHNCYDKDLIAAATRIAEEENIKLQYGVYVGGTGPTFETQAEYRYFKAIGGDAAGMSTVPEVIVARHMSIPVFGVSVITNCGLSDEVGDHEDVQLQGRKAGVKMERLFKRMIKELK, from the coding sequence ATGTTAGAGGAAATTAAACGAACCGCCGCCTTCATCAAGGCGCAGACTCAAGACTTTGCTCCCGAGGTGGGAATCGTACTGGGAACCGGACTGGGCGGCTTTGCCGACGGAATCGAGGCGGTCCATACGTTGGAATACAAGGATATTCCGGGATTTCCGGTTTCGACGGTCGAGGGCCACAAGGGCCGCCTGATCTTCGGGCGGGTCGCAGGCCGCAAGGTTGTGGCCATGCAGGGCCGTTTCCACTACTACGAGGGCTATACGATGCAGCAGGTGACTTTCCCGATCCGGGTGATGCAGCAGCTGGGCATCCGTTACCTTTTCGTGTCGAACGCTTCGGGCGGGATCAACACCTCGTTCCGGGTGGGCGACCTGATGGTCATCACGGACCACATCAACCTGATGCCCAACCCGCTCATCGGGCGCAACATCGCCGAACTCGGCCCCCGTTTCCCGGACATGCACAACTGCTATGACAAGGATCTGATTGCCGCAGCGACGCGCATCGCCGAGGAGGAGAACATCAAACTCCAATACGGCGTCTATGTGGGCGGCACGGGCCCGACGTTCGAGACGCAGGCCGAGTATCGCTATTTCAAGGCGATCGGCGGAGATGCGGCGGGCATGTCGACGGTTCCGGAGGTGATCGTGGCCCGTCACATGTCGATTCCGGTCTTCGGAGTTTCGGTCATCACGAACTGCGGCCTTTCGGACGAGGTGGGCGACCACGAGGACGTGCAGCTTCAAGGCCGGAAGGCGGGCGTGAAGATGGAACGGCTCTTCAAACGGATGATTAAAGAACTGAAATAA
- the lpxK gene encoding tetraacyldisaccharide 4'-kinase, whose product MLKCLLAPAAFLYKMGVTFRHRLFDWGILKSERFDIPIICIGNITVGGTGKTPMAEMVIAYMAQMHRVALLSRGYGRRTKGYLEVRTDSHYRDVGDEPLQIKFKFPDTVVVVCEKRAEGIRRLRAEHPEVDLIVMDDGFQHRYVEPKINVVMIDATRPVQHDRMLPVGTLRDLPEELHRAHYFVVTKCPEHMAPIDRRILRKVLIQVAYQRVYFTRFESFIPQPLYADEAPSEPLAGGRSVIALSGIGNPGPFLQSLRERYKVVAEMTLDDHHVYKVRDMNALKALLAKYPGAVIVTTEKDAVKMTNRAKIPSEVRRALYYQPINISFIEDSATDFLQKLEEDVRGN is encoded by the coding sequence ATGCTCAAATGCCTGCTTGCGCCTGCGGCTTTCCTCTATAAGATGGGGGTGACGTTCCGTCACCGTCTCTTCGACTGGGGCATCCTCAAAAGCGAGCGGTTCGACATCCCGATCATCTGCATCGGCAACATCACCGTCGGCGGTACGGGCAAGACGCCGATGGCCGAGATGGTGATCGCCTACATGGCGCAGATGCACCGCGTGGCGCTGCTCTCGCGCGGCTACGGGCGCCGTACGAAGGGCTATCTGGAAGTGCGCACCGACTCCCACTACCGGGATGTGGGGGATGAACCCCTGCAAATCAAGTTCAAGTTCCCGGATACGGTGGTCGTGGTGTGCGAGAAGCGCGCCGAGGGAATCCGCCGGCTGCGTGCCGAACACCCCGAAGTGGACCTCATCGTCATGGACGACGGATTCCAGCACCGCTACGTGGAGCCGAAAATCAACGTCGTGATGATCGACGCCACGCGCCCCGTGCAGCACGACCGGATGCTGCCCGTGGGGACGTTGCGCGACCTCCCGGAGGAGCTGCACCGGGCCCACTATTTCGTGGTGACGAAGTGCCCCGAGCACATGGCGCCGATCGACCGGCGGATCCTGCGCAAGGTGCTGATCCAGGTGGCCTACCAGCGGGTCTACTTCACGCGCTTCGAGAGTTTCATCCCGCAGCCGCTCTATGCGGACGAGGCGCCTTCGGAACCGCTTGCCGGGGGGCGTTCGGTGATCGCACTCTCGGGGATCGGGAATCCGGGTCCGTTCTTGCAGTCGCTGCGCGAACGCTACAAGGTGGTTGCGGAGATGACGCTGGACGACCACCATGTCTACAAGGTCCGGGACATGAACGCGCTGAAGGCGCTGCTGGCGAAGTATCCCGGGGCGGTGATCGTCACCACGGAGAAGGATGCCGTAAAAATGACCAACCGGGCGAAAATCCCGTCGGAAGTCCGCCGGGCGCTCTACTACCAACCGATCAATATTTCATTCATAGAGGATTCGGCAACGGATTTTCTGCAAAAATTAGAAGAAGATGTTAGAGGAAATTAA
- a CDS encoding nuclear transport factor 2 family protein, with translation MDPKERERKIEHWFGMWLRKEEPAIEELFTPDCLYTESWGPEYRGSEAVEHWFREWNTRGRVIAWEIRRYTHAEERSYIEWFFEDRMDDGRTERFDGISVIEWQNGRIASLKEYGCRIPHYDPYAQERPAASETEKSWF, from the coding sequence ATGGACCCGAAGGAACGCGAACGAAAAATCGAACATTGGTTCGGCATGTGGCTCCGCAAGGAGGAGCCGGCGATAGAGGAACTTTTTACTCCGGATTGTCTCTATACCGAGAGTTGGGGACCTGAATACCGCGGGAGCGAAGCCGTCGAACACTGGTTTCGGGAGTGGAACACCCGAGGCCGGGTCATCGCTTGGGAGATCCGGCGTTACACCCACGCCGAAGAACGGAGTTATATCGAATGGTTCTTCGAGGACCGCATGGATGACGGGCGGACGGAGCGTTTCGACGGCATCTCGGTCATCGAGTGGCAAAACGGCCGGATAGCATCCCTGAAAGAGTACGGCTGCCGCATTCCCCATTATGATCCTTATGCCCAAGAGCGCCCCGCGGCCAGCGAAACGGAGAAAAGTTGGTTTTAG
- the ssb gene encoding single-stranded DNA-binding protein, which translates to MVNKVILIGNVGMDPEVRTLEGGAKVARVRLATTERLYDRQANETKEHTEWHTITLWRGLADVVDRYVRKGSQIYVEGRLRTREWMDKDNNKRYTTEILADTMNLLGRRSDNPASDGASSSGYGSQPQGGYQQGGYQQGGASAGGYSQPQAQPQPQPQPQQQVTPPADDPDDLPF; encoded by the coding sequence ATGGTAAACAAGGTAATCTTGATCGGCAACGTGGGCATGGACCCGGAGGTCCGCACGTTGGAGGGTGGCGCGAAGGTAGCGCGCGTTCGTCTGGCGACGACCGAACGGTTGTACGACCGTCAGGCGAACGAGACGAAGGAACATACCGAATGGCATACGATCACGTTGTGGCGGGGTCTGGCGGATGTGGTTGACCGCTACGTGCGGAAGGGCTCGCAGATCTATGTCGAGGGGCGTCTGCGCACCCGCGAGTGGATGGACAAGGATAACAACAAACGCTATACGACGGAGATTCTGGCCGATACGATGAATCTGCTGGGCCGCCGTTCGGACAATCCGGCTTCGGACGGGGCCTCCTCCTCGGGATACGGCTCGCAACCGCAGGGCGGCTACCAGCAAGGGGGTTACCAGCAGGGCGGTGCTTCGGCGGGAGGATACTCGCAGCCGCAGGCTCAACCCCAACCCCAACCCCAACCGCAGCAGCAGGTCACTCCTCCGGCGGACGATCCGGACGACCTGCCGTTCTGA
- a CDS encoding peptidoglycan DD-metalloendopeptidase family protein, with amino-acid sequence MKNLKTAFAALLLLGAAACGRNAATDNDNAETAEPQNLLYGIDADNYRTETGEVANGETMGGILNRFGISALAVDRLDKASRDVFPLRNIRPGHKFTAFIHEDSLYAPHLDWLAYEVSVTDYVVFGFHDNDSVSVRKDCKEYTLRRTKKSAVINSSLWGAIMEQELPYALAAEMEEIYQWTVDFFGIQKGDSFTVIYDERFIDDTVSVGIGRIWGAKFVQSGKEFYAIPFRQGGKIQYWEADGGSLRKQMLKAPLKYSRISSRFSYARKHPIYKVYRPHTGVDYAAPKGTPVHAVADGVVIFKGWGGGGGNTLKIKHPGNLQTGYLHLSGYAKGISKGTRVSQGQLIGYVGSTGASTGPHLDYRVWKNGTPIDPLKIPSEPAEPISKENRALFEFVRDRIMAELNGDVKPEERITRLDSLVLPDAAAAPVAEDQK; translated from the coding sequence ATGAAAAATCTGAAAACTGCCTTCGCGGCGCTGCTCCTGCTCGGAGCCGCCGCCTGCGGCCGCAACGCCGCAACCGACAACGATAATGCCGAAACGGCCGAACCCCAAAACCTCCTCTACGGTATCGACGCCGACAACTACCGCACCGAAACCGGTGAGGTCGCCAACGGCGAAACCATGGGCGGAATCCTCAACCGTTTCGGCATCTCGGCCCTCGCCGTCGACCGGCTGGACAAAGCCTCCCGGGATGTCTTCCCCCTGCGCAACATCCGCCCCGGACACAAGTTCACGGCCTTCATCCACGAAGATTCGCTCTATGCCCCCCACCTCGACTGGCTCGCATACGAAGTCTCCGTCACCGACTATGTCGTCTTCGGATTCCACGACAACGACTCGGTCTCCGTACGCAAGGACTGCAAGGAATACACCCTGCGCCGCACGAAGAAGAGCGCCGTGATCAACTCCTCGCTCTGGGGCGCCATCATGGAACAGGAGCTCCCCTACGCCCTCGCCGCCGAAATGGAGGAGATCTACCAGTGGACGGTCGACTTCTTCGGCATCCAGAAGGGCGACAGCTTCACGGTGATCTACGACGAGCGGTTCATCGACGACACCGTCTCGGTCGGCATCGGGCGCATCTGGGGCGCGAAATTCGTCCAGAGCGGCAAGGAGTTCTACGCCATCCCGTTCCGCCAGGGCGGCAAGATCCAGTACTGGGAGGCCGACGGCGGAAGCCTCCGCAAACAGATGCTCAAGGCCCCGCTGAAGTATTCGCGCATCAGTTCGCGCTTCAGCTACGCCCGCAAACACCCCATCTACAAGGTTTACCGCCCCCATACCGGTGTCGACTACGCCGCGCCGAAGGGCACCCCCGTACACGCCGTGGCCGACGGCGTGGTGATCTTCAAGGGCTGGGGAGGCGGTGGCGGCAACACCCTCAAGATCAAGCACCCCGGCAACCTCCAGACCGGGTATCTCCACCTGAGCGGCTATGCCAAGGGCATTTCGAAGGGGACGCGCGTCTCGCAGGGCCAGCTGATCGGATACGTCGGTTCGACCGGTGCCTCGACGGGCCCCCACCTCGACTACCGCGTCTGGAAGAACGGCACGCCCATCGACCCGCTGAAGATCCCCTCGGAACCCGCCGAACCCATCTCGAAAGAGAACCGCGCACTCTTCGAATTCGTCCGCGACCGCATCATGGCCGAACTCAACGGCGACGTGAAACCCGAAGAGCGAATCACCCGACTCGACTCGCTCGTATTGCCCGATGCCGCCGCAGCCCCGGTAGCCGAGGATCAGAAATAG